In Arthrobacter citreus, a single genomic region encodes these proteins:
- a CDS encoding cytosine permease — translation MHVEKRTLDFIPENERHGNARSLFSIWFSANMQITTLVTGALAVVFGLDFFWGVTAIVIGNLLGAIFMASHSVQGPKLGIPQMIQSRAQFGVIGAVVPLVIVILMYMGFFASSGVLGAQAISSAFSLPVNAGIVLLGIVTLLITLFGYDLIHKMEKYFAIIFTIVFLIVTYKALSLPMPSKMFSIGHVEIGPFLLMVSIAATWQLTYAPYVADYSRYLPTNTSSAKTFFYTYAGTVIGTVWMMSLGVLLSLAIPKFLNNSSTGLANLVGNRFSLIIYIVIVLGVLAVNVLNLYGAFMSITTTLEAFTSLKGTEKTRFWLVFITVIIGTSLSIWGQGNFLHNFESFILLLSYFMVPWTAINLIDYYLLSMGEFNIQDVFNVNGQYGKFNWTAIISYFIAVILEIPFVNAEMYEGPIAKALNGTDIAWVVGLLIPLLFYYLPSKRKRKSSINSKKINETI, via the coding sequence GTGCATGTTGAAAAACGGACTTTAGATTTTATACCAGAGAATGAAAGACACGGAAATGCTCGTAGTTTGTTTTCAATTTGGTTTAGCGCAAATATGCAAATTACAACACTTGTAACTGGCGCTTTAGCAGTAGTATTTGGACTGGATTTTTTCTGGGGCGTAACAGCCATTGTAATCGGTAATTTATTAGGAGCAATTTTTATGGCTTCACATTCAGTTCAAGGACCAAAACTAGGGATTCCACAAATGATTCAAAGCCGTGCACAATTTGGTGTAATTGGAGCAGTTGTACCTCTTGTTATTGTGATCCTTATGTATATGGGATTCTTTGCGAGTAGTGGGGTTTTAGGAGCTCAAGCGATTAGCAGTGCGTTTTCTTTACCAGTTAATGCTGGAATTGTTTTACTTGGTATCGTTACACTACTAATTACATTATTTGGCTATGACTTAATTCATAAAATGGAAAAGTATTTTGCAATTATTTTTACGATTGTTTTTTTAATAGTAACGTATAAGGCTCTAAGTCTACCAATGCCTTCAAAAATGTTCTCAATTGGACATGTTGAAATTGGTCCTTTTTTATTAATGGTTAGTATTGCAGCAACGTGGCAGTTAACGTATGCACCTTATGTGGCAGATTATTCAAGATATTTACCAACGAATACTTCATCAGCAAAAACCTTTTTTTATACATATGCTGGTACAGTAATCGGAACTGTTTGGATGATGTCATTAGGTGTTTTGTTAAGTCTAGCGATTCCTAAGTTTTTAAATAACTCAAGTACAGGGCTTGCTAATTTAGTTGGAAACCGATTCTCATTAATCATTTATATCGTTATTGTTTTAGGAGTTTTAGCTGTAAATGTACTGAATTTATATGGAGCGTTTATGTCCATTACAACAACTCTTGAAGCATTTACAAGTTTAAAAGGCACAGAAAAAACACGTTTTTGGTTGGTGTTTATAACAGTAATTATAGGCACATCACTTTCTATTTGGGGTCAAGGGAACTTCTTACATAATTTTGAAAGCTTTATTTTATTGTTATCCTATTTTATGGTGCCATGGACTGCAATTAATTTAATTGATTATTATTTATTGAGCATGGGTGAATTTAACATACAGGACGTTTTTAATGTAAATGGTCAATATGGGAAATTTAATTGGACAGCCATTATTTCTTATTTCATTGCGGTGATTCTCGAAATTCCTTTCGTAAATGCTGAAATGTATGAGGGACCTATCGCTAAAGCATTAAACGGTACAGATATTGCTTGGGTGGTCGGCTTATTAATTCCTTTATTATTTTATTATTTACCTTCAAAACGAAAAAGAAAATCTTCAATTAATAGTAAGAAAATAAATGAAACGATATAA
- a CDS encoding response regulator, whose translation MYRLLIVDDEPLEREGLELMINRSMPNQFQFEQAGNGRIAIEKSIEYQPHIIFMDIKMPGIQGLEAVSVIKQKLPDTKIFIVTAYDYFTYAQEAISLGVKDYILKPAKKDHIISLLQKMIDEIEDDYKKRLQELEAIENLSLIRPLTENEYTLMLMFNTVQELNVNQLSGILGFEMEYGYASVIKFPKEIIQNDKEQRRVYECVRHFMKSARDCLISPVVNGQLAIFIPVQPKREDNLQKLVFYQDALKTIEYIENQTGHKTVIGIGSLNQGIEGFKKSYNEAMQASLDCNELARVSQYSERVSLSISDDEKQILIDSFRKADLEDVMNQFNHLYERFVNYHVLKVRTELNSLFNQIFQSLRNSSIDVEKFHIPDIDDLNQLKVIVEQQIINLITKIDREKEIKTNHMMVLAREYIAQHFIEDISLEQVANYLKLNPVYFSKLFKKQTAETFSDYLMNLRINKAKQLMENRELNLKEICYQVGYNDPNYFSRVFKKCTNESPKEYRKKVLMNI comes from the coding sequence ATGTATCGGTTATTAATTGTGGATGATGAACCATTAGAGCGTGAGGGACTTGAATTGATGATTAATCGATCAATGCCTAATCAGTTTCAATTTGAACAAGCTGGGAATGGAAGAATAGCGATCGAAAAATCAATTGAATATCAGCCCCATATTATCTTTATGGATATAAAAATGCCAGGTATTCAAGGACTTGAAGCCGTTTCAGTAATCAAACAAAAACTGCCGGACACGAAAATATTCATTGTCACTGCATATGACTATTTTACATATGCACAAGAAGCAATCTCATTAGGTGTGAAGGATTATATTTTAAAGCCTGCTAAAAAGGACCATATCATCTCTTTACTGCAAAAGATGATCGATGAAATTGAAGATGATTATAAAAAGAGATTACAAGAATTAGAGGCTATTGAAAATTTATCACTTATACGACCTTTAACGGAAAATGAATATACATTAATGTTAATGTTTAATACTGTTCAAGAACTAAATGTAAATCAATTGTCCGGGATTCTAGGTTTTGAGATGGAGTACGGTTATGCGAGTGTCATTAAATTTCCAAAAGAAATCATTCAAAATGATAAAGAACAAAGACGTGTTTATGAATGTGTTAGGCATTTTATGAAATCTGCGAGAGATTGTTTAATTAGTCCAGTTGTAAATGGTCAATTAGCTATATTTATTCCAGTCCAACCGAAGCGTGAAGACAATCTGCAAAAGCTAGTATTCTATCAAGATGCTTTAAAAACGATTGAGTATATTGAAAATCAAACCGGTCATAAAACGGTAATTGGTATAGGGTCCTTAAATCAAGGAATTGAAGGATTTAAGAAATCATATAATGAGGCAATGCAAGCAAGCTTAGATTGCAATGAACTAGCTCGGGTTAGTCAGTATTCAGAGAGAGTGTCTTTAAGTATATCAGATGACGAAAAGCAAATTCTTATCGATTCTTTTAGAAAAGCTGATTTAGAAGATGTGATGAACCAATTCAATCATTTATATGAAAGATTCGTTAATTATCATGTTTTAAAGGTGAGAACAGAATTAAATTCTCTATTCAATCAAATTTTTCAATCTCTCCGTAACTCATCGATTGATGTTGAGAAATTCCATATCCCAGATATAGACGATCTCAATCAGTTGAAGGTGATTGTAGAGCAACAAATCATTAATTTAATTACAAAGATTGATCGAGAAAAAGAAATTAAAACGAATCATATGATGGTATTGGCTAGAGAATACATAGCTCAACACTTCATAGAGGATATCTCGCTGGAGCAAGTAGCCAACTATTTAAAATTAAATCCAGTTTATTTTAGTAAATTATTTAAAAAGCAAACGGCTGAAACTTTCAGTGATTATTTAATGAATTTAAGAATTAATAAGGCAAAACAATTAATGGAAAATAGAGAATTGAACTTAAAAGAAATTTGCTACCAAGTAGGCTATAATGATCCGAATTATTTTAGCCGAGTTTTTAAAAAATGTACGAATGAATCTCCGAAAGAATATAGGAAGAAAGTTTTAATGAATATTTGA
- a CDS encoding sugar ABC transporter ATP-binding protein, with protein MSEYILEMRNISKEFPGVKALSDVNFKVKKGEIHCLVGENGAGKSTLMKVLSGIYPFGTYTGDIVFGDEVQKFSKISDSEKKGIGIIYQELSLFPELSVYENIFIGHEIKKGITVDFNETIVKAIEMLKKVKLDVNPDVQIKELGVGKQQLVEIAKALCKDVKLLILDEPTAALNEDDSENLLFLMEELKNQGISCIMISHKLKEVIAIADTVTVLRDGKTICSLNKEEITENTIIKHMVGREIDDIYPKRPNQKFGEVSLELKDWNVYDPKLGRKILHDINLNVRKGEIIGIAGLMGSGRTELAKSIFGNPTNFKLDGSVLVKGEVKRFKHPKDAIKSGIAYVTEDRKGDGLILEQDIKNNISITNLFEISKSSVINQHEEIVVANDYLNKLNIKAPSITSIVGKLSGGNQQKVSLSKWLFTNPNVLILDEPTRGIDVGAKFEIYSFMNLLVEQGMSIVMISSELPEVLGMSDRIYVMAEGKITGELSREEATQESVMALATV; from the coding sequence ATGAGTGAATATATTTTGGAGATGAGAAATATCTCAAAAGAGTTTCCAGGCGTTAAAGCATTAAGCGATGTTAACTTCAAAGTTAAAAAAGGTGAAATACATTGCTTAGTTGGTGAAAATGGTGCTGGAAAATCAACTTTAATGAAAGTATTAAGTGGTATTTATCCTTTTGGAACATATACAGGTGATATTGTTTTTGGAGACGAAGTTCAAAAGTTTTCAAAAATAAGTGATAGTGAAAAAAAGGGAATTGGAATTATCTATCAGGAATTATCTCTTTTTCCAGAGTTGTCCGTTTACGAAAATATTTTTATCGGACATGAAATTAAAAAGGGAATTACTGTAGATTTCAATGAAACGATTGTAAAAGCAATCGAAATGCTAAAAAAAGTAAAATTGGATGTAAATCCAGACGTGCAAATAAAAGAATTAGGTGTAGGGAAACAGCAACTTGTTGAGATCGCTAAAGCACTTTGTAAAGATGTTAAATTGCTTATTCTTGACGAACCTACTGCAGCTTTAAATGAAGATGATAGTGAAAATCTACTTTTCTTAATGGAAGAGTTAAAAAATCAAGGCATTTCTTGTATTATGATTTCGCATAAGCTTAAAGAAGTAATTGCTATTGCCGATACTGTTACAGTACTTCGCGATGGGAAAACAATTTGTTCTTTAAATAAAGAAGAAATCACCGAAAACACAATTATTAAACATATGGTTGGTCGTGAGATTGACGATATTTATCCGAAACGTCCAAACCAGAAGTTTGGTGAAGTTTCATTAGAATTAAAAGACTGGAATGTATACGATCCAAAATTAGGTCGAAAGATTCTTCATGATATCAATCTAAATGTTCGAAAAGGTGAAATTATCGGGATTGCTGGATTGATGGGGTCTGGACGAACAGAATTAGCGAAAAGTATTTTTGGAAATCCAACAAACTTCAAACTTGATGGTTCTGTATTAGTAAAAGGTGAAGTGAAGCGCTTTAAACATCCAAAAGATGCAATAAAATCTGGTATTGCCTATGTAACAGAGGATCGTAAAGGCGATGGATTAATCCTTGAACAAGATATTAAAAACAATATTTCCATTACAAATTTATTCGAAATTTCCAAATCAAGTGTGATTAATCAACATGAAGAAATTGTCGTTGCAAATGATTACTTAAATAAGCTAAACATTAAAGCTCCTTCAATCACTTCAATCGTTGGGAAATTAAGTGGTGGTAATCAGCAAAAAGTATCATTGAGTAAATGGCTATTTACAAATCCGAATGTACTTATTCTAGATGAACCAACACGTGGAATAGACGTAGGTGCAAAATTTGAAATCTATAGCTTTATGAATCTACTGGTTGAACAAGGCATGAGCATTGTCATGATTTCCTCTGAACTTCCAGA
- a CDS encoding histidine kinase, with product MKIRTKLFIFIPILVILLNLVSFFVFENGKKVQESYNLMINKIFLYKQISLETQENLSLVSSYIINPQPKNYRSIIQHRSNLQKLKKELLTHNATKNNQLVLENFTHMIDSFLALESSITDNLVSQNFSSYTDEYRDIEKIAGFIREDSQNLVDLELSNYQPIFRKIISNTQSMNQLGVQLFVITTVISIVFAIWLSRSIVIPINRLVYMAKQIGKGNFNVAPPTLYQNNEIGILGKILNEMSKNLSNLMIKNIEIVEKDRLVKELELKALQSQINPHFLFNTLNVISKLAYIEGAEQTSDLTVSTSNLLRYNLRKLDEPVTLLDEVRNAEEYFSIQKARFRDRVRFELNIEDSCLGHKVPCLTLQPLLENAFIHGIEGMEQGAVIGITIKNLDKYIFIEIYDNGAGMKEETREALLSSSMPIISQKSSTGLGTTNVFKRWRLFYEEEDIVDIKSEVNKGTTIILKLPVTS from the coding sequence TTGAAAATTAGAACGAAATTATTTATTTTTATCCCCATTCTCGTTATTTTATTGAATTTAGTTTCGTTTTTTGTTTTTGAAAATGGAAAGAAGGTTCAAGAGAGTTATAATTTAATGATTAATAAAATATTTTTATATAAGCAAATCTCTTTAGAAACCCAAGAGAATTTAAGCTTAGTTAGTAGTTATATTATAAACCCACAACCTAAGAACTATCGTTCAATTATCCAGCATAGAAGCAATCTGCAAAAATTAAAAAAGGAATTGCTAACGCATAATGCTACAAAAAATAATCAGCTCGTACTAGAGAATTTTACTCATATGATTGATTCATTTTTAGCGTTAGAATCTTCAATTACAGACAATCTTGTCTCTCAAAATTTTTCCAGCTATACAGACGAGTACCGCGATATAGAGAAAATAGCAGGATTTATTAGAGAGGATAGTCAAAATTTAGTTGATTTAGAGCTTAGTAATTATCAGCCTATTTTTCGAAAGATTATTTCAAATACTCAGTCTATGAATCAATTAGGTGTACAGCTGTTTGTTATTACGACAGTCATTAGCATTGTTTTTGCGATTTGGCTCTCAAGAAGTATTGTAATTCCGATTAATCGTCTAGTTTATATGGCCAAGCAAATAGGAAAAGGGAATTTTAATGTAGCTCCTCCTACTTTGTATCAAAATAATGAAATTGGTATCCTTGGGAAAATCCTCAATGAAATGTCAAAGAATTTAAGTAATTTAATGATAAAAAATATTGAAATCGTAGAGAAGGATCGACTTGTGAAGGAGCTTGAATTAAAGGCCTTACAAAGTCAGATTAACCCGCACTTTCTGTTCAATACATTAAACGTTATCTCTAAGCTAGCTTATATCGAAGGGGCTGAACAAACGAGTGATCTCACTGTATCGACCTCGAATTTGTTACGCTATAATTTACGAAAATTAGACGAGCCTGTAACTCTTTTGGATGAAGTAAGAAATGCTGAAGAATATTTTTCAATTCAAAAAGCAAGATTTAGAGATCGTGTACGTTTCGAATTGAATATTGAGGATTCTTGCTTAGGGCATAAAGTTCCTTGTTTAACATTGCAACCCCTTCTTGAAAACGCATTTATACATGGTATTGAGGGGATGGAACAAGGTGCTGTAATAGGAATAACGATCAAGAATCTTGATAAGTATATTTTCATTGAGATTTACGACAATGGTGCTGGTATGAAAGAAGAAACTAGAGAAGCGCTGTTAAGTTCATCTATGCCGATTATCTCTCAAAAAAGCTCAACAGGATTAGGTACAACAAATGTTTTTAAACGCTGGCGCTTATTTTATGAAGAAGAAGATATTGTTGATATTAAAAGTGAAGTAAATAAAGGGACAACCATTATTTTAAAACTACCTGTTACATCATAA
- a CDS encoding sugar-binding protein: MTLLAAGCGTSSTSGDSSSAGKKSKNGKVDIGIVLPTKDEPRWTQDETRFKNALKDTDYSVEILFSQGDSAKEKANVDSLIAKGIKVLIICPQDGAAAAASAEAAKAAGVKVISYDRLITGTDAVDYYVSFDSVAVGAAQAQYLVDHASGKSGQPLYLYAGAASDNNAFLFFQGAWKVLQPKIADGTFKVENSAAANSLKAKADLTRDEQAKIIGQVTTNWDFNVAKNLTSSNLTKATKADKGDVLVLAPNDGTARSIADTFKADKDVSSYIITGQDAEKASVQYIIDGKQSMTVFKDVRTLVKDAISTATSILKNETPDASGVTNNGKADIKTKQTDIIVVDQSTVKKDLVDSGYYSASDFTGLK, encoded by the coding sequence ATGACTCTTCTTGCTGCTGGATGTGGAACTTCTTCAACATCAGGTGATAGTAGTTCTGCTGGTAAGAAAAGCAAAAATGGTAAAGTTGATATCGGTATCGTTTTACCTACAAAAGATGAGCCTCGTTGGACTCAAGATGAAACTCGTTTTAAAAATGCTTTAAAAGATACAGATTATTCAGTTGAAATTTTATTCTCACAAGGTGACTCTGCTAAAGAAAAAGCAAACGTTGATTCTTTAATCGCAAAAGGCATCAAAGTTTTAATTATTTGTCCTCAGGACGGCGCTGCTGCTGCTGCTTCAGCTGAAGCTGCAAAAGCTGCTGGTGTTAAAGTTATTTCTTACGATCGTTTAATTACAGGTACTGACGCTGTTGATTACTATGTTTCATTTGATAGTGTTGCTGTAGGTGCTGCACAAGCACAATATCTTGTAGACCATGCTTCAGGTAAATCAGGTCAACCTTTATACCTATACGCAGGTGCTGCATCTGATAACAATGCATTCTTATTCTTCCAAGGTGCTTGGAAAGTTCTTCAACCAAAAATTGCTGATGGTACATTCAAAGTTGAAAACTCTGCTGCTGCAAATAGCTTAAAAGCTAAAGCTGATTTAACTCGTGATGAGCAAGCTAAAATTATCGGTCAAGTTACAACTAACTGGGACTTTAACGTTGCTAAAAACTTAACTTCATCTAACTTAACAAAAGCTACAAAAGCTGACAAAGGTGATGTATTAGTTCTAGCTCCAAATGATGGAACTGCTCGTTCAATCGCTGATACGTTTAAAGCTGATAAAGATGTATCTTCATATATTATTACTGGTCAAGATGCTGAAAAAGCTTCTGTACAATACATCATTGATGGCAAACAATCTATGACTGTTTTCAAAGATGTTCGTACTTTAGTTAAAGATGCAATCTCAACTGCAACTTCAATCTTAAAAAATGAAACACCTGATGCTTCAGGCGTTACAAACAATGGTAAAGCTGATATTAAAACAAAACAAACAGATATTATTGTTGTTGATCAAAGCACAGTGAAGAAAGACTTAGTTGATTCTGGATACTATAGTGCTTCAGACTTCACTGGATTGAAGTAA
- a CDS encoding sugar-binding protein, translating to MEEKKWSIILSVLFLLFVYVLIHFEINARNIENSVQKLRDQEIEPKKKLHFVLISQEFDNPYWRKVQEGADVAAEKYGVNVEYIGPLRTSPEEQIKLLEKAIASQVDGIIVQSLDESTFSPVINKAVTQHIPVITIDTDAPKSKRIAYVGTNNFNAGEQLGRVVVEETGGVGKIGVIIGSEKSESQQARLNGFLNVVKKNPNLVVKEIESSNISIIQAKLQAENMMRNNKDISIMVGTSALDAIGILNASKNLKLNQVEIFGFDNIEGTLQAVQDDSIKATVIQKPYEMGYQSVGLLIDSLHGKAINKENFTPTEVVTKETLIRRRNVEN from the coding sequence ATGGAAGAGAAGAAATGGTCGATTATTTTAAGCGTACTTTTTTTATTGTTTGTTTATGTACTTATTCATTTTGAAATAAATGCTCGAAATATAGAAAACTCAGTTCAAAAATTACGGGATCAAGAAATAGAGCCGAAGAAGAAACTTCATTTTGTCCTTATTTCACAAGAGTTCGATAATCCGTACTGGAGGAAAGTACAAGAGGGAGCAGATGTTGCCGCAGAAAAATACGGCGTAAATGTTGAATACATCGGTCCTTTACGTACAAGTCCGGAAGAGCAAATTAAATTATTAGAAAAGGCAATTGCTTCTCAGGTAGATGGAATTATCGTACAAAGTCTTGATGAGAGTACGTTTTCGCCCGTAATTAATAAAGCGGTTACACAACATATTCCGGTTATTACAATCGATACAGATGCGCCAAAAAGTAAGCGTATCGCTTATGTCGGTACAAATAATTTTAATGCTGGGGAGCAATTAGGAAGAGTTGTTGTAGAGGAAACAGGTGGAGTTGGGAAAATTGGCGTGATAATTGGGAGTGAAAAATCAGAAAGTCAACAGGCAAGACTAAATGGCTTTTTAAATGTTGTTAAAAAAAATCCGAATTTAGTAGTAAAGGAAATTGAGTCCTCTAATATATCAATCATTCAAGCAAAACTCCAAGCTGAAAATATGATGCGAAATAATAAAGATATTTCAATTATGGTTGGTACAAGTGCACTAGATGCAATCGGAATTTTAAATGCGTCAAAAAATTTAAAGTTAAATCAAGTTGAGATATTTGGATTTGATAATATTGAAGGTACACTTCAAGCAGTTCAAGATGATTCAATTAAAGCAACTGTCATTCAAAAGCCATATGAAATGGGCTATCAATCTGTTGGATTATTGATTGATTCATTACATGGAAAAGCTATTAATAAAGAAAATTTTACACCAACCGAGGTGGTGACGAAAGAAACGTTGATCAGGAGGAGAAACGTTGAAAATTAG